A stretch of DNA from Acropora palmata chromosome 12, jaAcrPala1.3, whole genome shotgun sequence:
GTTTTTGCTGTCAGTTGAATACTCGATTGTCAGTCCAGGAAAGACCGCCATAGCCTTCAGTTTTTTGTCATCATAACTAAAGAAGGAAGGAAtttaacaaattaattttcttttctgtccATGAATGTCTTTTCTTgctcttttccattttttttcctctccaTCTTTCCTATGATTCGAAGATTGGGGTCATCCCTCTTACATGCTTCACATTGGGGATACCTAACTGACAAAGAACGGCTTCTTGCAATATTTCACGAATGCTAAAATCATTTTCTGGTTTTCTCAAAAGCGGCGGTAGGCATCACCTCTTCAAAAAATCAACACAAGAAACGGTCGCTTCATGTCCTCTACTACATCCATTTCTGTCCCAATCTCCACCTCTTCCTTTCAATCAGGTCCTTGTAAACATAAACTCGCTGGATTTACCTTGCCCCTGGGGGTGGTACGCGATAGGTTACACCAATCCTATCCAATCTGCTCAGTTCTCTGTATCCCAACACGTTCGCAAATTTCTCCCAATCACGTGCTTTCTCTGCGTCTCTGTCCTCTTTGTTATCCATCTCTTCCCAGGATGCCTTATGCCACGCACGCTCGGCCAATGCAAGCAATCGTGGGAATATCATGGAGAACATTTGATCTCTTGATCGCACCGTTTCTGTCCAAAGATGACCCTGCATTcctaatgaaaaagaagacgaTAATGATTCTACGTCAACAGTTGAAGTGCAGTTAGCTGTCAAATTAGTTAAAGGGATTGATGTCCTAGAGCTCAGCTGGAGTTATAATAACTAAGCAAAATATCATCATGCAGACACTTACAATCAGAAATGAGCTTCAATTTTAAATCAGATTTTGTTATCAATAAGAATGCAAAAAGCCTTTATGTTTGTGGACTTGCATTAATAAGCACGGATAAAAAATTATCAGACAtaacactgaaacaaaaaggATGCGTAAAGTAACGAAGAACAAGATTCATTTTCATGAGACCTCACCAGCAATATTTTCCTTCTTGGCGAGGACAGGACATGCTCCCTCAGTCTCGCAAAGTTGCTCTCTGGTCAGCGGATCACCAGTGCGTTTAATCTCCACATTGGCGAACAAATCATCTGGCATAAAACCAAACACTTTGCGAGTATCAGTGAACCTTGTGGCCCAGTAGTACCCACGCTCTTCTGGGTCAGGCTCGTATGGGTGATCGAAATATAAGTGGGTGGCTTGAGACATAATCACCTGGAGACGTAAAAAAGTCGAAGAAAGTGTACTTAATTATTTAAAAGTATATGATAAAATGGAGAATAAACAAGTTCATATAAAGTACTAAAGAGAGAACATTGTCCACAAACTTGGGCTCCAGACTCATGAGCATTCATATCGTTGGAAAGCTATGGCTTCCCAAGGATGAAAAATGATTTATCAAAGTTGACGTAGACTCTAACTCGTGTCTGGCCGATCTGCGCTGACATGGATTACTAGGGAGCTTATCCTTTGTCGCAGCTGCCTCAACGGATCTGGCCGGGGGTCGCACCCGCGACCTACCCCATGGCAGTCCGatactcaaccaactgagccatcggtTGTGGGATCAGCTGCCTATCCAGGAAATGTAACGTGGCCTCTTTTCGTGACCAAACTCCAGGTGAGGGTCAGTTTTACCAGAAACTGCCCTCAAGTCGGAGGGAATGACGCATTGCCTTTGTGGACAGGAAGATCCGGCcagccagttctgacaaatggggAGCTCCCCAAATTTGAGACAGGCCAAACAAAGCCGATATCATTTCCTCTACGAATTCAGCTTTCCACAAACCAGTTCAAAACGCCCTGCTAAATTTTGAGAGTCAACCAAAGAGCAAAAACTACAGACATTGGCTTCGCCAGTTGTGGCTGTGCTACCACATCAAACTTTGTCGCAACTTTACTTACCTGCATCTGACATTTGATGTAGTCAACTTTAAGTCAGGatccgatgagtaggagcatgcaactccaccaTATTCCTGCCACGGGGATTTACTTTTAGATCAAAtttcccgtgggagtgccatgaccaatcacaagaaactaattgacgtcactgcgtctctggaccggaactgcttttcttaaccaaaagaaaagttaaaatagATGGCTTTGTAAAAGTTCCATAGTATGGGGGTTACATGCTCCTACTTATCGGCTCTTGGCTAAGTTCCATTTAAGGTTGTTACCTGGTATCCAGCATTAGCTAGTTCATAAGCCCTTTTCCCGCCTCCCCATTCCCAGATGTTGTTCCAAGCGTAACCATAAACTTTGCTGTTCTTTAGCAAGCTACGATTATAGGGGACATTGTTGACATCCATCAATCCATCTTCCCATCCAGCCAGTTGGAGATTATAATTCAGGGTGATGTTGGAAACGCGTTGTACAAAGTAATCCTTAAGTTTATCAGCAATGCTTCCATCGGAATTACTGAGGTTCAGTCTCTGGACAAGACCAACGCACGCGGCCGAATTAATCCAGGCACCCTGCGCTACCTCGTCTCCACCGAAATGAAAAGTGGTCAGCGGTTGCGTGTCGCTGTGCATGTCCACTAAGGCTTTAACCACGTGATCAATAAAGTTGTAAGTGGATTCTAAACAGGGATTAATGGCGTCATCAGTAAAATACTGCACGGATAAACATCGTGAAGTGTCATTTGCTTCCACCAACAGATATTTCTCAGCTTCAAGCTTATCTCCTTGGGACAGCAATTTCTTGTACCGTGCTTGCATGGCTTTTATGGCAGCATTACCGTGCCCTGGCATATCGAACTCAGGAATGACTTGAATATGACGCTCATTTGCATAACGGAGAATTTCCTTGTACTCACTGACCGAGTAATGGCCTGAACCTGATGTTGTGTTGTAAGGACCAGAACCGAGTTGGGACAGAATCCCACGCTGTTCTTTGAGATCAAAGCATCGTTGACTACCAACCTAaaacaacatttaaaaaaaaaactgaattacaagaaaacacaaaaagaaaagctaaaCAATTCACAAGCAAAAAGCCAACTGCTACGGTTAACACGATGCTATTCCACAAAAACCGTCGAATTGGCATAGCTGTAAGATAAACGTTTGAACACATCAGCAGAAACCCATGTCAGAAAGCACGAGGTCCGCGCCTGTTTGACAACATCTGTCACGTTTCTTCCACTTTTTGTTATCCTTTACTTACAAACCTTGTTCGCAGACCTCTCCTTTGCTTTGGGCTGAAGAGAGAAGTcatgggaacgaggttgttttaatttccagGTTCCTCAGTTAGATGATGATCTCAAAAACCATCTGTCTCTTTTTTCAATTAGATTTGTTTTACGGAATGGAACCGGGGCAGCGAAGCACGGGCACCGGAAATGTCGTGTCCTACCTCAGTAAGTTCCGGTAGCCCGGGAATTTCCAGCCTCCAGCCCTCGTCATCAGTCAAGTGAAAGTGAAACGCATTCAGCTTGTACATCGCCATCACATCTAGTAACTTAAGCACGTGCTCTTTTGCAACAAAGTTGCGAGCTACATCAAGATGCATGCCTCGGTAGGCATATCTCGGTGAGTCCTTGATGGACACTTTAGGAAACCTGCCTTCAGAGCTCTGTAATCCCAGCAGTGTTTGCAAGCCATAGAAGACACCAGCTGAGCTGTTACCTGacaaacaaatattttgttaattCCGTATTCACTTCAAGAAGGAAGACAAAGGAAAGGGTGATAATATTACCTGACGACCGGTTTTCTCTACTAAATTACTTATTAGCTTGTACATTTAGTTCAAGTCCACGTGGTAATCAAAAGATTACTTTCTACGAAAGTTCGACATGGTACTCTTCCTTAGAAATAAGGATATACAAGTTCTTAAAGGCTCCGTTTTTCAGATACTAAAACTGATGTCTTACCCATAATTGTAATCGCGTCCTTGGAAGGATCGACATCGAGGCTGTATGACTCATGCATGCTGGGAAATTGCTGACCATTCTTAGTAGGGACAGCAACTTCTCCCACAACAAGAGTTATCACTTTGCTTCCACCCGTTGACGTGGTTGATGAAAGCTTCAATTTTTCTGCCAAGACAAATataaagcaaattaaaaatgaactaGATAATTCAATTAAGGTTCACCAAAGTTTATGCAGGTTTGACATAGTTATATTGAATTTGAGATAGTAGTAATATCATGTTCAACTCGAAAGCCTATTTTATTGAGCCTAAAACTAGAAATAACCAACGGTTTGGAGGTGCGGGATAGAACGCTTTTGAGTTGAGGGATTTTCAATAAACCTTTGTTGAGCAGTGAAATTGGTAAGTCATCGCGTTAGGTAGTAATCATTAAAAATTCTGCAAGTGAACAAATTGTGCAAGCAAACGCCCAACCAAAGTCCAATATTTGCCACATTTGTCGAGAATTcacgagaaaaaaagaacatggtAGATGTTATCTTCTTCGGTCCTACTGTCGGTTCGCATCGAATCTCAAATGAAGTTCGTCGAAACAAGATTTCAATTGGGTTTTAAAAaaccgtttcttttcttttccaatcTTTTAAATGTACGTTAATACTCCAATGATGCGAAACTTTCGCTTTGAAAATGGAGTACACTGGCCAACGCGGCGCCCATCTTTTAAACAATCTTGTTCAAGTGAAAtggattctgattggtttacgAGGATTTATCGATCGATCTTAGCAGCACAATTTTGCTCCAAAATCAAAATATAGCTCGCGGGCTCTTCTTGAGCAATTTCTCTTTTCAGTAATTAATTCctttattaaaaattttcgTTGCCTTGTTGCAGGTATAAATGCAAGGCCGCTACTATCTTCACCACGTGGCGTTCCCAGAATGATCACACGGAGATAATACATATGTTTACCTTTCAGTAGGGCAGCTTCACTTTCTAATCCTGCCTGATCAAACACTTTCCAATCTGATTCAACAATCACGTGATTGTCTGTCTCCAGCGTCATTTCCACTGGGGTAGGAATGATTTTATATTGTACGCTTTCAAGGTCATGTGCAATGTAGTATTTATCATAGCGTTCCTTTGGTGTGTAAGGATTGTAACGGTCCGCAACGAACCGTTTCCACTTTTCTTCAGTGTCGAAATTCCCCACAAACTTTAGCTCTTCATCATCTGTGTTCTTGATAACTCGCGGGCTCAAGCCTTCCGCGGTGACGTACCATCTAGGCATGACGTCAGTACGGGCTACAGACCAATAATCAGCCACGAACTCAAAGGTAAATGAACTTCCGGCGGCGATGTCTCTGAAGTCTGTGGTAGTCTCAAATTTGTGAAGGCAGCCATTTATATGCGTAAAGCGAATACCGTAATTTCCCGGAAGAACGTATCCGGCGGGATTATGTTTCAAATATCGCGATTCCGCCATCCTAATATTGCAAAAGTACACCGCCCAGTCTCCTTGCCTGATAACAGATTGTCCTTTGTTACTTAGAGTTATGCGGGAAAGAAAGGTAGTCTCGGATTTGAGGTTGTTGAGGACATCGTAGCGAACTTCCATGTTGCTTGCCAAGTAATCGATATCTTCTTGAACAGCACCTGTAAGTTGATATACCATTGAAGTAATATCTTACTgattaaaaaagagaaaaatcagCCTTATGACGATGCAGTTGAGCTTTAAGTAacaccaggagcctatgagtaggagtatgcaactccactatatttttGTCACGACGTTTTCAttgaccgatttatttttagatcgaatttccctggaatgagacgcCCGTGGGATTGCGATGatcaatcacaagaaactaattgacgtcactgcgtcactggactgGAGCGgtctttctttcacaaaagatcgaaggtgtactaaaaatagatcagtctgtaaaaatgcttagtatgggagttgcatgctccaactgatcggctcctggtaACACTAACTCTCGCGGTTCTGGGATCTACAAGGACGAATTGTATCCTTCTTCCAAAGAGTACTAGGAGACTACTACCCTGTTACGTTAAGCCTCAGCGTGACCGATGTTACAAGTTCGTAACATTATGAAAAATATCATGACGTGTCCACAACCCAGGAGAGAGGAGACGGTGTGAAGGACAAGTCTGCCCACCCTGCTGTCTCTTTACAGTTGAAACCCTTCTAATAGGAACGCGAGCTACAAGGTGTACCTATATGAAGTACTTCAATTtcaactgagacagtgcattTGGAAATCGgaataaatattttgaacTTCAAACTCTGCGTGTTTGCTGATGTTTACATTGGTGCGTCACTGTCAGAGCTTCGAAAACGCAAGAAATAGATCCTAGGACAACACaagatgtttttgttaaaGAGCATTGTTTTTAAACGATCCTCCTTAATAGTAGTTAAAAATCCCTTAGCCGCACAGCATGTTAAAGTTCTTTTCACCATCTGCTCATTCGCCCACACTAAtgtgttcaaaaaataaaaaaataaaaaatgcagcTAATTGTCAGT
This window harbors:
- the LOC141861056 gene encoding beta-hexosaminidase-like isoform X2, with product MASCRRDRFGAVQEDIDYLASNMEVRYDVLNNLKSETTFLSRITLSNKGQSVIRQGDWAVYFCNIRMAESRYLKHNPAGYVLPGNYGIRFTHINGCLHKFETTTDFRDIAAGSSFTFEFVADYWSVARTDVMPRWYVTAEGLSPRVIKNTDDEELKFVGNFDTEEKWKRFVADRYNPYTPKERYDKYYIAHDLESVQYKIIPTPVEMTLETDNHVIVESDWKVFDQAGLESEAALLKEKLKLSSTTSTGGSKVITLVVGEVAVPTKNGQQFPSMHESYSLDVDPSKDAITIMGNSSAGVFYGLQTLLGLQSSEGRFPKVSIKDSPRYAYRGMHLDVARNFVAKEHVLKLLDVMAMYKLNAFHFHLTDDEGWRLEIPGLPELTEVGSQRCFDLKEQRGILSQLGSGPYNTTSGSGHYSVSEYKEILRYANERHIQVIPEFDMPGHGNAAIKAMQARYKKLLSQGDKLEAEKYLLVEANDTSRCLSVQYFTDDAINPCLESTYNFIDHVVKALVDMHSDTQPLTTFHFGGDEVAQGAWINSAACVGLVQRLNLSNSDGSIADKLKDYFVQRVSNITLNYNLQLAGWEDGLMDVNNVPYNRSLLKNSKVYGYAWNNIWEWGGGKRAYELANAGYQVIMSQATHLYFDHPYEPDPEERGYYWATRFTDTRKVFGFMPDDLFANVEIKRTGDPLTREQLCETEGACPVLAKKENIAGMQGHLWTETVRSRDQMFSMIFPRLLALAERAWHKASWEEMDNKEDRDAEKARDWEKFANVLGYRELSRLDRIGVTYRVPPPGASYDDKKLKAMAVFPGLTIEYSTDSKNWKEVDEGTNVEGKIKLRTRSADGSRYSRLVEIELPSSVRRNSPLLTSKYVHLVIVAVIGFLLL
- the LOC141861056 gene encoding beta-hexosaminidase-like isoform X1, with the protein product MQPDLDGDKSLIADYAGAVQEDIDYLASNMEVRYDVLNNLKSETTFLSRITLSNKGQSVIRQGDWAVYFCNIRMAESRYLKHNPAGYVLPGNYGIRFTHINGCLHKFETTTDFRDIAAGSSFTFEFVADYWSVARTDVMPRWYVTAEGLSPRVIKNTDDEELKFVGNFDTEEKWKRFVADRYNPYTPKERYDKYYIAHDLESVQYKIIPTPVEMTLETDNHVIVESDWKVFDQAGLESEAALLKEKLKLSSTTSTGGSKVITLVVGEVAVPTKNGQQFPSMHESYSLDVDPSKDAITIMGNSSAGVFYGLQTLLGLQSSEGRFPKVSIKDSPRYAYRGMHLDVARNFVAKEHVLKLLDVMAMYKLNAFHFHLTDDEGWRLEIPGLPELTEVGSQRCFDLKEQRGILSQLGSGPYNTTSGSGHYSVSEYKEILRYANERHIQVIPEFDMPGHGNAAIKAMQARYKKLLSQGDKLEAEKYLLVEANDTSRCLSVQYFTDDAINPCLESTYNFIDHVVKALVDMHSDTQPLTTFHFGGDEVAQGAWINSAACVGLVQRLNLSNSDGSIADKLKDYFVQRVSNITLNYNLQLAGWEDGLMDVNNVPYNRSLLKNSKVYGYAWNNIWEWGGGKRAYELANAGYQVIMSQATHLYFDHPYEPDPEERGYYWATRFTDTRKVFGFMPDDLFANVEIKRTGDPLTREQLCETEGACPVLAKKENIAGMQGHLWTETVRSRDQMFSMIFPRLLALAERAWHKASWEEMDNKEDRDAEKARDWEKFANVLGYRELSRLDRIGVTYRVPPPGASYDDKKLKAMAVFPGLTIEYSTDSKNWKEVDEGTNVEGKIKLRTRSADGSRYSRLVEIELPSSVRRNSPLLTSKYVHLVIVAVIGFLLL
- the LOC141861056 gene encoding beta-hexosaminidase-like isoform X3, producing MQPDLDGDKSLIADYAGAVQEDIDYLASNMEVRYDVLNNLKSETTFLSRITLSNKGQSVIRQGDWAVYFCNIRMAESRYLKHNPAGYVLPGNYGIRFTHINGCLHKFETTTDFRDIAAGSSFTFEFVADYWSVARTDVMPRWYVTAEGLSPRVIKNTDDEELKFVGNFDTEEKWKRFVADRYNPYTPKERYDKYYIAHDLESVQYKIIPTPVEMTLETDNHVIVESDWKVFDQAGLESEAALLKEKLKLSSTTSTGGSKVITLVVGEVAVPTKNGQQFPSMHESYSLDVDPSKDAITIMGNSSAGVFYGLQTLLGLQSSEGRFPKVSIKDSPRYAYRGMHLDVARNFVAKEHVLKLLDVMAMYKLNAFHFHLTDDEGWRLEIPGLPELTEVGSQRCFDLKEQRGILSQLGSGPYNTTSGSGHYSVSEYKEILRYANERHIQVIPEFDMPGHGNAAIKAMQARYKKLLSQGDKLEAEKYLLVEANDTSRCLSVQYFTDDAINPCLESTYNFIDHVVKALVDMHSDTQPLTTFHFGGDEVAQGAWINSAACVGLVQRLNLSNSDGSIADKLKDYFVQRVSNITLNYNLQLAGWEDGLMDVNNVPYNRSLLKNSKVYGYAWNNIWEWGGGKRAYELANAGYQVIMSQATHLYFDHPYEPDPEERGYYWATRFTDTRKVFGFMPDDLFANVEIKRTGDPLTREQLCETEGACPVLAKKENIAGMQGHLWTETVRSRDQMFSMIFPRLLALAERAWHKASWEEMDNKEDRDAEKARDWEKFANVLGYRELSRLDRIGVTYRVPPPGASYDDKKLKAMAVFPGLTIEYSTDSKNWKEVDEGTNVEGKIKLRTSDRYLNLGSKSDFGAEISGNIVWYDALAPRP
- the LOC141861056 gene encoding beta-hexosaminidase-like isoform X4, with the translated sequence MQPDLDGDKSLIADYAGAVQEDIDYLASNMEVRYDVLNNLKSETTFLSRITLSNKGQSVIRQGDWAVYFCNIRMAESRYLKHNPAGYVLPGNYGIRFTHINGCLHKFETTTDFRDIAAGSSFTFEFVADYWSVARTDVMPRWYVTAEGLSPRVIKNTDDEELKFVGNFDTEEKWKRFVADRYNPYTPKERYDKYYIAHDLESVQYKIIPTPVEMTLETDNHVIVESDWKVFDQAGLESEAALLKEKLKLSSTTSTGGSKVITLVVGEVAVPTKNGQQFPSMHESYSLDVDPSKDAITIMGNSSAGVFYGLQTLLGLQSSEGRFPKVSIKDSPRYAYRGMHLDVARNFVAKEHVLKLLDVMAMYKLNAFHFHLTDDEGWRLEIPGLPELTEVGSQRCFDLKEQRGILSQLGSGPYNTTSGSGHYSVSEYKEILRYANERHIQVIPEFDMPGHGNAAIKAMQARYKKLLSQGDKLEAEKYLLVEANDTSRCLSVQYFTDDAINPCLESTYNFIDHVVKALVDMHSDTQPLTTFHFGGDEVAQGAWINSAACVGLVQRLNLSNSDGSIADKLKDYFVQRVSNITLNYNLQLAGWEDGLMDVNNVPYNRSLLKNSKVYGYAWNNIWEWGGGKRAYELANAGYQVIMSQATHLYFDHPYEPDPEERGYYWATRFTDTRKVFGFMPDDLFANVEIKRTGDPLTREQLCETEGACPVLAKKENIAGMQGHLWTETVRSRDQMFSMIFPRLLALAERAWHKASWEEMDNKEDRDAEKARDWEKFANVLGYRELSRLDRIGVTYRVPPPGASYDDKKLKAMAVFPGLTIEYSTDSKNWKEVDEGTNVEGKIKLRTRGKEIDKEGRKSL